One Etheostoma cragini isolate CJK2018 chromosome 19, CSU_Ecrag_1.0, whole genome shotgun sequence DNA segment encodes these proteins:
- the map11 gene encoding microtubule-associated protein 11, whose product MMESQCEYFMYFPAAPISSLSDPAEYTTLPRRKHVYLGEIVQFLLVLRSRNTAGRDDSSSGLPWKDLAGSLSALASVCVAESRQQRPSEYQADNHSTCSEDDGVEEPEERESGGKKSPDSKGTFIQCSPHLIHNSSVRDGRQSGSEPVKAALVLNDQVVFCLTVSLDKLPVNTLKAKIIVTVWSPEDEKAEVREHGYLTLLQLRSPIHTFRQDLNTFKTQVGTIMHVLPPPSVQFQHMAVSGKHLTVLKVLNCSSQDEVCVRDVKILPNYNLSYLPVMPDGSVLIVDNVCHQSAEVTVASFYRMDSESSRLPSMLSALEEQNFLFQLQLQDTAEEDSSEGLEVPLVAVLQWYTPTLPLTRYISSCYALPSIRLDRPRLVMTASCPRAVRPLEHFWVKYTLLNNLQDFLAVRLIWNSDTDRGGQQDPRAHPAVVCQSPVNNLGKCMKGSTLSFTVAFQILRTGLFELSQHMKLKLQFAASVSTPTVEVGSPLRNSPSSVRERVDRQSLGRSQSFSHQPQPRAHHVRSGSAMATQSIPPPAGSPAGRARHLPPSQSLISLDKIAKRECKVLVLEPVQEAHSR is encoded by the exons ATGATGGAGTCACAATGCgagtatttcatgtattttcccGCCGCTCCAATATCGAGCTTGTCAGACCCCGCGGAGTACACAACTCTTCCGCGGCGAAAGCACGTCTACCTGGGGGAGATAGTCCAGTTCCTGCTGGTGCTGCGGTCTCGGAACACAGCGGGGAGGGATGACAGCTCCAGCGGTTTACCTTGGAAGGACCTGGCGGGTTCTCTGTCTGCTCTGGCCAGTGTGTGCGTCGCCGAAAGCCGGCAGCAGAGACCCAGCGAGTACCAAGCCGATAACCACAGCACCTGCAGCGAGGACGACGGGGTAGAGGAGCCCGAAGAGAGGGAGTCTGGAGGGAAAAAGTCGCCGGACAGTAAAGGGACTTTCATACAGTGCAGCCCGCACCTCATTCACAACAGCTCGGTCAGGGATGGGCGGCAGTCTGGGAGTGAACCGGTGAAG GCTGCTCTGGTGTTGAATGACCAGGTGGTTTTCTGTCTCACCGTCTCGTTGGACAAGCTGCCAGTCAACACACTTAAAGCCAAG ATCATAGTGACAGTGTGGAGTCCGGAGGATGAGAAGGCGGAGGTGAGGGAACATGGCTACCTGACTCTTCTGCAGCTCCGGAGTCCAATACACACCTTCAGGCAGGACCTCAACACCTTCAAGACACAGG TCGGCACCATCATGCATGTTCTCCCACCTCCCAGTGTCCAATTTCAGCACATGGCTGTCTCTGGAAAACACCTGACTGTCCTTAAAG TGTTGAACTGCAGCTCTCAGGATGAGGTGTGTGTCAGAGATGTGAAGATCCTTCCTAACTATAACCTGTCCTACCTCCCCGTGATGCCCGATGGTTCAGTTCTCATAGTTGACAACGTCTG CCACCAATCAGCTGAGGTCACTGTGGCTTCATTCTATCGGATGGACAGCGAGTCATCGCGTTTACCCAGCATGCTCAGCGCCTTGGAAGAGCAGAACTTCCTGTTCCAGCTGCAGCTACAGGACACAGCAGAGGAGGACTCCAGTGAG GGTTTGGAAGTCCCGTTGGTGGCTGTGTTACAATGGTACACTCCAACTCTGCCTCTAACAAG ATACATCTCTAGTTGTTATGCGCTGCCCAGTATCCGCTTGGATCGTCCTCGGCTGGTGATGACAGCTTCCTGTCCTCGCGCTGTCAGGCCTCTGGAGCACTTTTGGGTAAAATACACCCTGCTCAACAACTTGCAGGACTTCCTGGCCGTCCGTCTGATCTGGAACTCTGACA CTGATAGAGGAGGCCAGCAGGATCCCAGGGCCCACCCGGCAGTGGTGTGCCAGTCCCCTGTCAACAACCTGGGCAAGTGTATGAAAGGCTCCACCCTCTCTTTCACCGTGGCCTTCCAGATCCTCAGGACTGGACTCTTTGAG TTGAGCCAGCACATGAAGCTGAAGCTGCAGTTCGCAGCCTCGGTGTCCACCCCCACCGTGGAGGTTGGATCCCCGCTGAGGAACAGTCCATCGTCAGTCAGAGAGCGGGTGGACAGACAGAGCCTGGGCCGCTCTCAGAGCTTCTCCCACCAGCCACAGCCCAGGGCTCACCACGTCAG GTCCGGCAGCGCCATGGCAACTCAGAGCATCCCTCCTCCTGCAGGATCTCCAGCGGGCAGAGCCCGGCACCTGCCGCCCAGTCAAAGCCTCATCTCACTGGACAAAATAGCCAAGAGAGAGTGTAAGGTGTTGGTGCTGGAGCCGGTCCAAGAGGCACACAGCCGGTAA
- the gal3st4 gene encoding galactose-3-O-sulfotransferase 4 isoform X2 has protein sequence MIFRRRARMLRWLVCGRLGPVWMWKALLLFVAIGFAGQLLGVIFNKSVQSAGRSIFSSPDAQGPSLGSCQPHTHIMFLKTHKTASSTVLNMLYRFGDERDLRFALPLGYQLGYPLPFNAHRVKGYRGPRAVEFHIMGNHMRFNKAETEKVMPADTFYFSIIRDPVALAESSFAYYKEVAPAFRKAKSLGDFADDPKKYYDPRLRNNHYARNLLLFDFGMDHNANFSVALAQRAEAMIRRTFKLILVSEYFDQSMILLRHALCWPLDAVVSFSLNARQQKPSVIGGMSGSWVGKAAAAAGVGARVVRSQAKMLTNVTEEQREKLRQWNALDWHLYKSFNRTFWDEINRFGHSQMEQEVALLRMRREDLARVCLRDGGKPVESHRIRDKNIRPYQSGLVKILGYELQLGLDNATRTACLKMIRPEIQYKDVLDAKQFPRALPAQPQPGQQNPGLMVAAGGSLLRQDSSRTGERLVGGEAGGRTVEEGERDWDGSRLMRRNLTLLRGQEKGR, from the exons ATGATTTTCAGACGGAGAgccag GATGTTGCGGTGGCTGGTTTGTGGTCGTTTGGGTCCAGTATGGATGTGGAAGGCGCTGCTGCTCTTCGTGGCCATTGGGTTTGCTGGCCAGCTGTTGGGGGTCATCTTCAACAAGAG TGTCCAGTCAGCTGGTCGCTCCATCTTCTCTTCCCCCGATGCCCAGGGGCCCTCTCTTGGCTCCTGTCAGCCCCACACCCACATCATGTTCCTCAAGACCCATAAGACGGCCAGCAGCACCGTGCTCAACATGCTGTACCGCTTCGGGGATGAGCGTGACCTGCGTTTCGCCCTGCCACTGGGCTACCAGCTGGGCTACCCACTACCATTCAACGCTCACAGGGTCAAAGGTTACAGAGGTCCTAGAGCCGTGGAGTTCCACATCATGGGCAATCACATGAGATTTAATAAGGCTGAG ACAGAGAAGGTGATGCCTGCAGACACCTTCTATTTCTCTATCATCAGGGACCCAGTTGCTCTGGCTGAGTCCTCCTTTGCCTATTATAAAGAGGTTGCCCCTGCTTTTCGGAAAGCCAAAAGCTTGGGCGACTTTGCTGACGACCCTAAGAAATACTACGACCCCCGCCTTCGCAACAACCACTACGCCCGGAACCTGTTGTTGTTCGACTTTGGCATGGACCACAATGCTAATTTCTCTGTGGCACTGGCTCAGCGCGCCGAGGCCATGATCCGCCGCACTTTCAAGCTGATTCTGGTGTCGGAGTACTTTGACCAGTCCATGATCCTGCTAAGACACGCCCTCTGCTGGCCACTGGACGCTGTCGTCTCATTCAGCCTGAATGCTCGGCAGCAGAAGCCCAGTGTCATCGGGGGGATGAGCGGGAGCTGGGTGGGCAAAGCGGCTGCGGCGGCCGGCGTTGGTGCTAGAGTGGTACGTTCCCAAGCCAAGATGCTGACCAATGTAACGGAAGAACAGCGGGAGAAGTTGCGGCAATGGAACGCCCTGGACTGGCATTTATATAAATCCTTCAACCGAACCTTCTGGGACGAAATCAATAGGTTTGGTCACTCCCAGATGGAGCAGGAAGTAGCTCTTCTCAGGATGCGGCGGGAAGATTTGGCTCGGGTTTGTCTCAGGGATGGCGGAAAGCCTGTAGAGTCACACCGGatcagagacaaaaacatccGCCCATACCAGAGCGGATTGGTGAAAATTCTTGGCTACGAGCTCCAGCTGGGGCTGGACAACGCCACCAGGACGGCCTGTCTGAAGATGATCAGGCCTGAGATCCAGTACAAGGACGTGCTGGATGCTAAACAGTTCCCACGGGCTCTGCCGGCCCAACCCCAGCCAGGCCAACAGAACCCGGGCCTGATGGTAGCAGCAGGTGGCTCTCTTTTAAGACAAGACTCGTCCAGGACAGGAGAGAGGCTGGTAGGGGGAGAGGCTGGGGGGAGGAcagtggaggagggggagagggacTGGGATGGGAGTCGCTTAATGAGGAGGAACCTGACTTTATTACGAGGGCAAGAAAAAGGCAGATGA
- the gal3st4 gene encoding galactose-3-O-sulfotransferase 4 isoform X1, with amino-acid sequence MIFRRRARMLRWLVCGRLGPVWMWKALLLFVAIGFAGQLLGVIFNKSSVQSAGRSIFSSPDAQGPSLGSCQPHTHIMFLKTHKTASSTVLNMLYRFGDERDLRFALPLGYQLGYPLPFNAHRVKGYRGPRAVEFHIMGNHMRFNKAETEKVMPADTFYFSIIRDPVALAESSFAYYKEVAPAFRKAKSLGDFADDPKKYYDPRLRNNHYARNLLLFDFGMDHNANFSVALAQRAEAMIRRTFKLILVSEYFDQSMILLRHALCWPLDAVVSFSLNARQQKPSVIGGMSGSWVGKAAAAAGVGARVVRSQAKMLTNVTEEQREKLRQWNALDWHLYKSFNRTFWDEINRFGHSQMEQEVALLRMRREDLARVCLRDGGKPVESHRIRDKNIRPYQSGLVKILGYELQLGLDNATRTACLKMIRPEIQYKDVLDAKQFPRALPAQPQPGQQNPGLMVAAGGSLLRQDSSRTGERLVGGEAGGRTVEEGERDWDGSRLMRRNLTLLRGQEKGR; translated from the exons ATGATTTTCAGACGGAGAgccag GATGTTGCGGTGGCTGGTTTGTGGTCGTTTGGGTCCAGTATGGATGTGGAAGGCGCTGCTGCTCTTCGTGGCCATTGGGTTTGCTGGCCAGCTGTTGGGGGTCATCTTCAACAAGAG CAGTGTCCAGTCAGCTGGTCGCTCCATCTTCTCTTCCCCCGATGCCCAGGGGCCCTCTCTTGGCTCCTGTCAGCCCCACACCCACATCATGTTCCTCAAGACCCATAAGACGGCCAGCAGCACCGTGCTCAACATGCTGTACCGCTTCGGGGATGAGCGTGACCTGCGTTTCGCCCTGCCACTGGGCTACCAGCTGGGCTACCCACTACCATTCAACGCTCACAGGGTCAAAGGTTACAGAGGTCCTAGAGCCGTGGAGTTCCACATCATGGGCAATCACATGAGATTTAATAAGGCTGAG ACAGAGAAGGTGATGCCTGCAGACACCTTCTATTTCTCTATCATCAGGGACCCAGTTGCTCTGGCTGAGTCCTCCTTTGCCTATTATAAAGAGGTTGCCCCTGCTTTTCGGAAAGCCAAAAGCTTGGGCGACTTTGCTGACGACCCTAAGAAATACTACGACCCCCGCCTTCGCAACAACCACTACGCCCGGAACCTGTTGTTGTTCGACTTTGGCATGGACCACAATGCTAATTTCTCTGTGGCACTGGCTCAGCGCGCCGAGGCCATGATCCGCCGCACTTTCAAGCTGATTCTGGTGTCGGAGTACTTTGACCAGTCCATGATCCTGCTAAGACACGCCCTCTGCTGGCCACTGGACGCTGTCGTCTCATTCAGCCTGAATGCTCGGCAGCAGAAGCCCAGTGTCATCGGGGGGATGAGCGGGAGCTGGGTGGGCAAAGCGGCTGCGGCGGCCGGCGTTGGTGCTAGAGTGGTACGTTCCCAAGCCAAGATGCTGACCAATGTAACGGAAGAACAGCGGGAGAAGTTGCGGCAATGGAACGCCCTGGACTGGCATTTATATAAATCCTTCAACCGAACCTTCTGGGACGAAATCAATAGGTTTGGTCACTCCCAGATGGAGCAGGAAGTAGCTCTTCTCAGGATGCGGCGGGAAGATTTGGCTCGGGTTTGTCTCAGGGATGGCGGAAAGCCTGTAGAGTCACACCGGatcagagacaaaaacatccGCCCATACCAGAGCGGATTGGTGAAAATTCTTGGCTACGAGCTCCAGCTGGGGCTGGACAACGCCACCAGGACGGCCTGTCTGAAGATGATCAGGCCTGAGATCCAGTACAAGGACGTGCTGGATGCTAAACAGTTCCCACGGGCTCTGCCGGCCCAACCCCAGCCAGGCCAACAGAACCCGGGCCTGATGGTAGCAGCAGGTGGCTCTCTTTTAAGACAAGACTCGTCCAGGACAGGAGAGAGGCTGGTAGGGGGAGAGGCTGGGGGGAGGAcagtggaggagggggagagggacTGGGATGGGAGTCGCTTAATGAGGAGGAACCTGACTTTATTACGAGGGCAAGAAAAAGGCAGATGA